The following proteins come from a genomic window of Malus domestica chromosome 02, GDT2T_hap1:
- the LOC103447326 gene encoding EG45-like domain containing protein, translating into MAMETRVLIVVAVVAMFICLPSAAYAAEGTATYYTPPYVPSSCNGYQNDGVMIAAASDAIWGNRAACGRRYSVTCIGATNQGVPQPCKGNSVVVKIVDYCPPGCRGTIDLSQEAFAAIANPDAGKIKIRYTQV; encoded by the exons ATGGCAATGGAGACGCGAGTTCTCATTGTGGTGGCCGTGGTGGCTATGTTTATATGCCTTCCCTCCGCAGCATACGCAGCCGAGGGAACAGCCACTTATTATACACCTCCTTATGTTC CATCCTCATGCAACGGATACCAAAATGATGGAGTGATGATAGCAGCAGCAAGCGATGCCATTTGGGGCAACAGAGCTGCGTGTGGAAGAAGGTACAGTGTGACATGTATCGGAGCCACCAACCAAGGTGTGCCACAGCCTTGCAAGGGGAATAGCGTTGTCGTTAAAATTGTGGATTACTGTCCTCCTGGATGCCGAGGAACCATCGATCTCTCTCAAGAAGCCTTTGCTGCAATTGCTAACCCCGACGCGGGAAAAATCAAGATTCGTTATACCCA GGTTTGA